One stretch of Gemmatimonadaceae bacterium DNA includes these proteins:
- a CDS encoding M28 family peptidase, with product MTSLTLRHLIAAVALCSTPVLLGAQEAEDRTLLNWRQMRAIIDEASGERAMHHLLELVPYQRVRPLSEYRADGHFRESEVMARFAREYGYSTVEVESFPSGGQLYQPTKGQLWMVEPKPRKLFDIYDTPVALAGNSANGDITADVVDVGNGGRAEDYAGKDVKGKIVLGSAGAAALQRLGVFERGAVGIMTYSLMRADDQPDEFISSSIGAAGPNGTPAGFGWSISARVAREMQNTLAAGRAVKLRSIVQAQTFPGRQEVIHATIQGDGSTQQDIVVSAHVYEGLIKQGANDDNSGAAMTLEMGRAYIDLVKQGLLPRPKRTIHFLWVQEISGTNAWLNAHKDLEKRIIADLNYDMEGLRLTASGATWLLMRTPDSYPSFLNDVAQNFLEYVAEISRERVRYRANGYAPVDPVVSANGSRDAFYIKVDKYYGASDHATYMQHGIPAVIFNTWPDYWYHSSQDTPDKLDPTMFKRAAVVSIGAMTVLAAADDPMALRVAADALGRGAERMAANQRKALGYLGDVTSAPQLTQAYKDARATVRHQSNIEKAVVKSSGVLFANPDSGAKRLAVYEPLVEARTAALLAEVTATFRLAAATWRVSATEPVQSDLEKQAARLTVERIAPAAGAPGGGGGGGGGFGGPQNADVAAAQRKIPQHMSGELNALLNRKMTALEIRDFLTGEFEPLSLDDLMSYLRAMEKAGTLKLTERAVK from the coding sequence ATGACATCGCTCACGCTCCGTCACCTGATTGCCGCCGTTGCCCTGTGCTCGACACCCGTGCTGCTGGGGGCGCAGGAGGCCGAAGACCGCACTTTGCTCAACTGGAGGCAGATGCGGGCCATCATCGACGAAGCGTCGGGCGAGCGGGCCATGCATCATCTGCTGGAGTTGGTGCCGTACCAGCGCGTGCGTCCACTCAGCGAGTATCGCGCCGATGGACATTTCCGCGAGAGCGAGGTCATGGCGCGGTTTGCCCGCGAATACGGCTACTCAACGGTCGAAGTCGAGTCGTTCCCCTCGGGCGGTCAGCTCTATCAGCCCACCAAAGGGCAGTTATGGATGGTCGAACCCAAGCCGCGCAAACTGTTTGATATCTATGACACCCCGGTGGCGCTGGCCGGCAACTCCGCCAATGGCGACATCACCGCTGATGTGGTTGATGTCGGCAATGGCGGTCGCGCCGAAGACTACGCCGGGAAAGACGTGAAAGGGAAAATCGTGCTCGGCTCCGCCGGCGCGGCGGCACTGCAGCGACTCGGCGTGTTTGAACGCGGCGCGGTGGGGATCATGACCTACAGTCTCATGCGCGCCGACGACCAGCCGGATGAGTTCATCTCATCGAGTATCGGAGCCGCGGGCCCCAATGGAACGCCGGCGGGATTCGGCTGGTCGATCTCGGCCCGCGTGGCGCGCGAGATGCAGAACACGCTGGCCGCCGGGCGAGCGGTGAAGCTGCGGTCCATCGTGCAGGCGCAGACGTTTCCCGGACGGCAGGAAGTCATTCACGCCACAATTCAGGGCGACGGCAGTACCCAGCAGGACATCGTCGTGTCGGCGCATGTGTACGAAGGCCTCATCAAACAGGGCGCCAATGACGACAACTCCGGCGCCGCGATGACGCTGGAGATGGGTCGCGCGTACATCGACCTGGTGAAGCAGGGCCTGCTGCCCAGGCCCAAACGCACCATCCACTTTCTCTGGGTGCAGGAAATCAGCGGCACCAACGCGTGGCTCAACGCGCACAAGGATCTTGAAAAGCGCATCATTGCCGATCTGAACTACGACATGGAAGGGCTGCGACTCACGGCCAGTGGCGCCACCTGGCTGTTGATGCGCACGCCCGACAGCTATCCGTCGTTCCTCAACGATGTGGCGCAGAACTTCCTGGAGTATGTGGCCGAAATCAGTCGTGAACGCGTGCGGTATCGCGCCAATGGTTACGCGCCGGTCGATCCCGTGGTGTCGGCCAATGGCAGCCGGGACGCGTTCTACATCAAGGTCGACAAGTACTATGGCGCGAGTGATCATGCGACCTACATGCAGCACGGCATCCCGGCCGTCATCTTCAACACCTGGCCGGACTACTGGTACCACTCCAGCCAGGACACGCCCGACAAGCTCGATCCTACCATGTTCAAGCGCGCGGCGGTCGTGAGCATCGGCGCGATGACCGTGCTGGCGGCGGCCGACGATCCGATGGCGCTTCGCGTGGCCGCTGACGCGCTCGGTCGCGGTGCCGAGCGCATGGCGGCGAATCAGCGCAAGGCCCTCGGCTATCTCGGAGACGTGACGTCGGCGCCGCAGTTGACGCAAGCGTACAAAGACGCCAGGGCGACGGTGCGTCATCAGTCCAATATCGAGAAGGCGGTGGTGAAGTCCAGCGGGGTGTTGTTCGCGAATCCGGACAGTGGAGCGAAGCGACTGGCGGTGTATGAACCGCTTGTCGAAGCACGTACTGCCGCACTGTTGGCCGAGGTGACGGCGACGTTTCGCCTCGCGGCCGCGACGTGGAGGGTATCGGCGACCGAGCCGGTGCAAAGCGATCTGGAAAAGCAGGCGGCGCGCCTGACCGTCGAGCGGATCGCGCCGGCTGCCGGCGCGCCAGGCGGTGGCGGTGGTGGTGGTGGCGGGTTCGGCGGTCCACAGAATGCCGACGTCGCGGCCGCGCAACGCAAGATTCCCCAGCACATGTCGGGCGAACTGAATGCGCTGCTCAACCGGAAGATGACGGCGCTCGAGATCCGTGATTTTCTCACGGGAGAATTCGAGCCGCTGTCGTTGGACGACTTGATGTCCTACTTGCGAGCGATGGAGAAGGCGGGCACGCTCAAGCTCACGGAACGCGCGGTCAAGTAG
- a CDS encoding sterol desaturase family protein, giving the protein MTLQSVQLLSVVTVFAVFAVAEVLIGKFFAPEASTEDNRLDLAVGVMFPVVSGLVFAAAQALCAWLLPNARDAWAHWSWWQMVLMLLVADDLTQYLWHRLSHTSFMWPLHRAHHSAAYMSVRVVYRNNAFYYALMPGLWLSGALLYLGFGWIFVGYSIVKLTVIIGAHSAVRWDRFLYRYRVLQPVAWVLERTISTPATHFAHHALTQDDGIGHYIGNYGNLLFLWDVLFGTALITRQYPPAYGLKDDRRHGSEKWYAQLLFPVFRSKRAETVLGHEKHVPID; this is encoded by the coding sequence ATGACCCTGCAATCCGTACAACTCCTGTCGGTCGTCACTGTGTTCGCTGTTTTTGCGGTGGCGGAAGTGCTCATCGGGAAGTTCTTCGCGCCCGAGGCGTCTACGGAAGACAACCGACTCGACCTCGCGGTTGGCGTAATGTTCCCCGTGGTATCGGGACTCGTATTCGCCGCCGCCCAGGCGCTGTGCGCGTGGCTGCTGCCGAATGCGCGCGACGCCTGGGCGCACTGGTCGTGGTGGCAAATGGTACTGATGCTGCTGGTGGCCGACGATCTCACGCAATATCTGTGGCATCGGTTGTCGCACACGTCGTTCATGTGGCCCCTGCATCGCGCCCACCATTCGGCCGCGTACATGAGTGTGCGCGTCGTGTATCGCAACAACGCGTTCTACTACGCGCTCATGCCGGGGCTGTGGTTGAGCGGTGCCCTGCTCTATCTGGGATTCGGTTGGATCTTCGTGGGGTACAGCATCGTCAAGCTCACGGTCATCATCGGGGCGCACTCGGCGGTGCGCTGGGACCGCTTCCTCTACCGGTATCGCGTCTTGCAGCCGGTGGCGTGGGTGCTGGAACGCACCATCTCCACGCCGGCCACGCATTTCGCCCATCACGCGCTCACGCAGGATGATGGCATCGGGCATTACATCGGCAACTACGGAAATTTGCTGTTCCTGTGGGACGTCTTGTTCGGGACGGCGCTCATCACGCGTCAGTATCCCCCGGCGTACGGGTTGAAGGACGATCGGCGGCATGGTTCGGAGAAGTGGTATGCGCAGCTGTTGTTCCCGGTGTTCCGGTCGAAGCGGGCAGAGACGGTGCTGGGGCACGAGAAGCATGTGCCGATTGATTGA
- a CDS encoding CPBP family intramembrane metalloprotease — translation MTSTADNRRAIGTYLVLVFGLSSIFYALIIHAGQIGAANGAYVQGLMWCPGIAALLTCRRMGRSARSLGWTWKPGFQVASYVIPVAYATAAYVLVWLSGLGGFPNHAVLDQIAKVAGWGTMPAGLTLACYVLLRGTVGMVTSTATALGEEIGWRGFLVPELAKVTSFTGTAFISGLIWAVWHFPLLLFADYNNGTPAWYGLSCFLVLVVAISFVFAWMRLKSGSLWTGAFLHAAHNLWIQSIFTPLTTDTGRTKWVIDEFGFMLPLVAIFVAMYFWRRRAEVERAAS, via the coding sequence ATGACATCCACCGCTGATAATCGCCGAGCAATCGGAACGTATCTGGTCCTCGTCTTCGGCCTCAGTTCCATTTTCTACGCGCTGATCATTCACGCCGGCCAGATTGGGGCGGCCAACGGCGCGTACGTACAAGGGCTGATGTGGTGCCCGGGTATCGCGGCACTGCTGACTTGCCGACGAATGGGCCGATCTGCGCGTTCGTTGGGCTGGACGTGGAAACCCGGCTTTCAGGTCGCGAGCTACGTCATTCCGGTCGCGTACGCCACCGCGGCGTATGTTCTCGTGTGGCTGAGCGGGCTGGGCGGATTTCCCAACCATGCGGTGCTCGATCAGATCGCGAAAGTCGCCGGCTGGGGCACCATGCCGGCGGGACTCACGCTCGCCTGCTATGTGTTGCTGCGCGGCACCGTCGGCATGGTGACATCCACGGCGACGGCACTGGGTGAGGAAATCGGCTGGCGCGGATTTCTGGTGCCGGAACTGGCGAAGGTCACGTCCTTCACGGGCACCGCGTTCATCAGTGGCCTCATCTGGGCCGTTTGGCACTTCCCGCTCCTGCTGTTTGCCGACTACAACAACGGCACACCAGCATGGTACGGCCTGTCGTGTTTTCTGGTGCTGGTGGTGGCCATCAGTTTCGTGTTCGCCTGGATGCGGCTCAAATCAGGCAGCCTGTGGACGGGCGCCTTCCTTCACGCGGCGCACAATCTGTGGATCCAGTCGATTTTCACGCCACTCACGACAGATACCGGTCGCACGAAGTGGGTGATTGACGAGTTCGGCTTCATGCTGCCGCTGGTGGCGATATTCGTGGCGATGTACTTCTGGCGGCGACGGGCGGAGGTCGAACGCGCAGCGTCCTGA
- a CDS encoding Uma2 family endonuclease: protein MGMPATINDWTVEMLDALPDDGQRYEIIDGELFVTPGPGEGHQDIVGELYGLLRDYLMGSGIGKAMVSPSDVRRGDRRRNRVQPDVFVVRKHDGIRPAYPYELHELLLAVEVVSPSNPLLDYQVKRDLYLREGVGEYWIFNPDARNVSRWRGRDDPGDVLSKEVTWQPEGMSEPFVIELPGFFRAAFS, encoded by the coding sequence ATGGGTATGCCAGCGACCATCAACGATTGGACCGTCGAGATGCTCGACGCGCTGCCGGACGACGGGCAGCGCTACGAGATCATTGACGGAGAGTTGTTTGTGACGCCCGGGCCGGGCGAAGGGCATCAGGACATCGTTGGCGAATTGTACGGCTTGCTGCGCGACTACCTGATGGGCAGCGGCATTGGCAAGGCCATGGTCTCGCCGTCGGATGTGCGGCGCGGCGACCGCCGCCGGAATCGGGTGCAGCCCGACGTCTTTGTGGTGCGCAAGCACGACGGAATACGTCCGGCGTACCCGTACGAGTTGCACGAACTGCTGCTTGCGGTGGAGGTCGTGTCGCCCAGCAATCCGCTGCTCGACTATCAGGTCAAACGCGACCTCTACCTGCGTGAGGGCGTGGGGGAGTACTGGATCTTCAATCCCGACGCACGCAACGTCTCACGGTGGCGCGGCCGCGACGATCCCGGCGATGTGCTCAGCAAGGAAGTCACGTGGCAACCGGAGGGGATGTCGGAGCCGTTTGTTATCGAGCTGCCCGGCTTCTTTCGGGCGGCGTTTTCCTGA
- a CDS encoding DUF5107 domain-containing protein, with translation MRTRFALNGLLIALVFGAAPVAAEPAPAAVREYERTFPTYPFSDPNPIAMVGRIYPYFRFDGFAATSTPQSWKVVELENDYIKVMILPQIGGKIWNAVDKRTNRPFIYFNQAVKFRDIAMRGPWTSGGIEANYGIIGHTPNVATPVDYAMRTNADGSVSCIIGALDLLTRTPWRLEIRLARDEAAFSTTSFWYNASPLEQPYYSWMNVGIPVKGNLQYIYPGTSQLGHAGEHGPWPINRQGRDLSWYNNNDFGGYKSYHVFGQATDFFGAYWHDQDFGMVRYAPRDEKAGKKIWIWGLSRQGMIWEQLLTDTDGQYSEVQSGRLFNQSAEGSTFTPFKHRGFAPHTADRWTEYWYPVADTKGIVAASRVGALNVTPLGDRMVVALSPALPIADTLRVFNGARRLYTRFVSRQTLQLFVDTIALSGAARDSLRVTFGTDLLVYQLDPRSGALTRPLDTPTNFNWKSAYGLHTRGKEWLRQREYAQARVYLDSALMRDPHYVPALADRAMLAIRDMDYDAARRDARTALSIDTYDGAANYYYGIANRRLGNVADAQDGFEIAASSPEYRGAAWTELARLASARGDFLSSAQYAHKALAVDADNLDALGVALVAARQGGDARTHEQMLARLEAADPLSHQARLERLMAHRDPALTTTLAAGIRAELPEQVLLDLAAWYVDVGEPLVARQVLEAAGDHPEALYWRAHLLTLSGQPGAAALVERANTQSAALVFPFRPEIVPALRAAVAASTHWKPRYYLALALWSGGQLPETETLLNGLGGQPDFAPFYATRASFPGRKAADAQRDLERAASLDSSEWRYGKLLTDHLLATGNAASAAAVARRYHARFPANYILGLTLTKALVAARQFRDADKLLSTLEILPYEGARDGHVLYRQTKLALATEAIAAKQWDVARAHIAAAREWPERLGAGKPYDADLDERLEDSLSAVVTRRSGQLPATTALSTQPGANALRYGVGSWVADSLGNHRAVVRVASAADVVFAHIPWRRRDLRPEVVNLVVMSAATQQRVRNVTRLDINREFGDIAFQATAPGEYYVYYMPYTGTFTSNYPKITYRVPEQTADPAWLARHGLSGTPSAATARAFPAAAMVGFDAVNEFSRFTPMEYIAGAAERDALRAQNPAAPYLAFAEDRSLSIRMQEDIPQVWAERGAFQPFRGTATRGEYYTFQIGVWAHRAPVDLLRFRSSAFTRRGGTQSIPAAAVTAFNLEGTDWAGHRFVRSVRVDSGRVQPLWFGVDVPTRAVPGDYDGRITLSSRGSADRTIPVTIRVSASVAVNHGDDSPAELTRLRWLNSQKAADDSIVAPYTPMRLVGNTVSLLGRSLTFGADGMPTSIRSFFSPNNTAIGTASREILSAPMRLVVRDSANREIAWSGAAPVVTKRAVGAVAWETNKTAGALRLRSHATLEFDGTAEYTVAVKAVRRTSLSTVQFELPLQADAAKYMMGLGQKGGFRPENFHWTWDVAKKNQDAAWLGDVNAGVQFTLKDEHYVRPLNTNFYLSKPLIAPTSWANNGKGGCDIVREGERVLASCYSGSLVIEAGDSLRFDFRLMITPFKPLDTKGQWATRFFHAFVPVDSVKQRGANTVNVHHANRVNPWINYPFIETAAMRSYIDSAHAQGLKAKIYYTVRELTNHSPEMFALRSLGDEVLSHGPGGGFSWLQEHLGSDYIAAWHVPANKDAAVVNSGVSRWHNFYIEGLDWLVKHEKIDGLYLDDVAFDRLTMKRVRKTLDRGNPGALLDLHSANQYNPRDGFASSANLYLEHFPFINRLWFGEYFDYDSRPDYWLVEISGIPFGLMGEMLEKGGHPWRGMTMGMTARLPWAGDPTPLWKAWDDFGIAQSRLQGWWSGTDPVKTSDADILATTWIKPGSAMVSLGSWRDVDTSVQLTIDWKALGLDPARARIRAPAIANFQDAGSWLPGAPITVPGKKGLLLIIEP, from the coding sequence ATGCGCACGCGCTTCGCTCTGAACGGTCTTCTCATTGCGCTTGTTTTCGGCGCCGCCCCGGTGGCCGCGGAGCCGGCACCTGCCGCCGTTCGCGAGTACGAACGGACGTTCCCCACGTATCCATTCAGCGATCCGAATCCGATTGCCATGGTGGGCCGCATCTATCCGTATTTCCGATTCGACGGGTTCGCGGCCACCTCCACGCCGCAGTCATGGAAAGTGGTGGAGCTCGAGAACGACTACATCAAGGTGATGATCCTGCCGCAGATTGGCGGCAAGATCTGGAACGCCGTCGACAAGCGCACCAATCGCCCGTTCATCTATTTCAATCAAGCCGTCAAGTTCCGCGACATCGCCATGCGCGGGCCGTGGACCAGCGGCGGCATCGAAGCCAACTACGGGATCATCGGCCACACGCCCAACGTGGCCACGCCGGTGGACTACGCCATGCGCACGAACGCCGATGGCAGCGTAAGTTGCATCATTGGCGCGCTCGACTTGCTCACGCGCACGCCGTGGCGATTGGAGATCCGGTTGGCGCGAGACGAGGCCGCATTCAGCACCACGTCGTTCTGGTACAATGCGTCGCCGTTGGAGCAACCGTACTACTCGTGGATGAACGTCGGCATCCCCGTGAAGGGCAACCTGCAGTACATCTATCCCGGCACCAGTCAATTGGGGCACGCCGGCGAGCATGGACCGTGGCCCATCAACCGTCAGGGCCGCGATCTCTCGTGGTACAACAACAACGACTTCGGTGGCTACAAGTCGTACCACGTGTTCGGACAGGCCACCGACTTCTTTGGCGCGTACTGGCACGACCAGGACTTCGGCATGGTGCGCTATGCGCCGCGCGACGAGAAGGCCGGCAAGAAGATCTGGATCTGGGGCTTGTCCCGGCAGGGGATGATCTGGGAACAGCTGCTGACCGACACCGACGGACAATATTCCGAGGTGCAATCCGGACGTCTGTTCAATCAATCGGCCGAAGGGAGCACGTTCACCCCATTCAAGCATCGCGGGTTTGCGCCGCATACGGCCGACCGGTGGACCGAGTACTGGTATCCCGTGGCCGACACCAAGGGGATCGTGGCCGCGAGTCGCGTGGGTGCGCTCAACGTCACGCCGCTTGGCGACCGCATGGTTGTCGCGCTGTCGCCTGCGCTGCCCATTGCCGACACGCTGCGCGTCTTCAACGGCGCGCGCCGGCTTTACACGCGGTTCGTCTCTCGCCAGACGCTGCAGCTGTTCGTGGACACGATTGCCCTGAGCGGCGCGGCACGGGACAGCCTGCGCGTGACCTTTGGCACTGACCTGTTGGTCTATCAACTCGATCCGCGCAGCGGCGCGCTGACCCGGCCACTGGACACGCCGACAAACTTCAACTGGAAGTCTGCGTACGGCCTGCATACCCGTGGCAAGGAGTGGTTGCGCCAACGCGAGTATGCGCAGGCTCGCGTGTACCTCGATAGCGCGCTGATGCGCGATCCGCATTACGTACCGGCCCTGGCCGACCGCGCGATGCTCGCGATTCGCGACATGGACTACGACGCCGCGCGTCGCGATGCCCGGACCGCACTCAGCATCGATACCTACGATGGTGCCGCCAACTACTACTACGGCATCGCCAACCGTCGCCTTGGCAACGTGGCCGACGCGCAAGATGGGTTCGAGATCGCCGCTTCGTCGCCAGAGTATCGCGGTGCGGCCTGGACGGAGCTGGCGCGGCTTGCCTCGGCACGGGGCGACTTCCTGTCATCCGCCCAGTATGCCCACAAGGCCCTCGCGGTCGACGCCGACAATCTCGACGCTCTGGGCGTAGCGCTTGTCGCGGCGCGCCAGGGTGGCGACGCGCGCACCCATGAACAAATGTTGGCACGCCTCGAGGCAGCCGATCCGCTCAGTCATCAGGCGCGACTGGAGCGACTGATGGCGCACCGCGATCCGGCACTCACCACCACGCTCGCCGCTGGCATTCGCGCCGAGCTTCCAGAACAGGTGTTACTGGATCTGGCGGCCTGGTACGTTGACGTCGGTGAACCGCTCGTGGCCCGGCAAGTGCTGGAGGCCGCCGGCGATCATCCGGAAGCGCTTTACTGGCGCGCGCATTTGCTGACGCTCAGCGGACAGCCCGGCGCGGCGGCTCTGGTGGAGCGTGCCAACACGCAGTCCGCCGCACTCGTGTTTCCCTTTCGCCCGGAGATTGTGCCGGCGTTGCGCGCGGCCGTGGCGGCGTCGACACACTGGAAGCCGCGCTACTATCTGGCGCTGGCGCTCTGGAGTGGCGGACAACTGCCCGAGACCGAAACCCTGCTCAACGGCCTTGGCGGGCAACCGGACTTTGCGCCGTTCTATGCTACACGCGCATCATTCCCCGGCCGAAAGGCGGCCGACGCGCAGCGCGATCTCGAACGCGCCGCCTCGCTCGATTCATCCGAATGGCGCTACGGCAAGCTCCTTACCGACCACCTGCTCGCGACCGGCAATGCCGCATCCGCTGCGGCGGTCGCGCGCCGATATCACGCCCGCTTTCCGGCCAACTACATCCTGGGTCTCACGCTCACCAAGGCCTTGGTTGCGGCACGTCAGTTCCGCGATGCCGACAAGCTGCTCAGTACGCTGGAGATCCTGCCTTACGAGGGCGCCCGTGACGGACACGTGCTGTATCGACAAACCAAACTCGCGCTGGCGACAGAAGCGATTGCCGCGAAGCAGTGGGACGTTGCGCGGGCACACATCGCCGCCGCGCGCGAGTGGCCCGAGCGACTGGGAGCCGGCAAGCCATACGACGCCGACCTGGACGAACGCCTGGAAGATTCCTTGTCCGCGGTTGTCACCAGGCGCAGTGGACAGCTACCCGCGACGACGGCACTGTCCACGCAGCCAGGCGCCAATGCACTTCGCTACGGCGTCGGGTCCTGGGTGGCCGACTCGCTTGGCAATCACCGCGCCGTGGTGCGCGTGGCCAGCGCCGCAGACGTGGTGTTTGCGCACATACCGTGGCGACGTCGGGACCTCAGGCCGGAGGTCGTCAATCTGGTGGTGATGTCCGCTGCCACTCAACAGCGCGTCCGCAACGTGACGCGTCTGGACATCAACCGCGAGTTCGGCGACATCGCGTTTCAGGCAACCGCGCCCGGTGAGTACTACGTCTACTACATGCCGTACACCGGGACGTTCACCTCGAACTACCCGAAGATCACCTATCGCGTACCGGAGCAAACCGCCGACCCGGCGTGGCTGGCCCGCCATGGACTCAGCGGCACCCCCAGCGCCGCAACGGCACGCGCCTTTCCGGCGGCCGCGATGGTCGGCTTCGATGCGGTCAACGAGTTCTCGCGCTTCACGCCCATGGAGTACATCGCGGGGGCCGCCGAACGCGACGCGCTGCGCGCCCAAAACCCGGCGGCGCCCTATCTGGCGTTCGCCGAAGATCGCTCGCTCTCCATCCGCATGCAGGAAGACATCCCGCAGGTGTGGGCTGAACGTGGGGCGTTCCAGCCGTTCCGCGGCACGGCCACGCGCGGCGAGTATTACACGTTTCAAATTGGCGTCTGGGCGCACCGGGCACCGGTCGATTTGCTGCGCTTCCGGTCGAGTGCGTTCACGCGACGCGGCGGCACACAGTCCATTCCCGCCGCCGCAGTCACGGCATTCAATCTGGAAGGCACCGACTGGGCCGGGCACCGGTTCGTACGCTCCGTGCGCGTGGATTCGGGCCGCGTGCAACCGCTGTGGTTTGGCGTGGACGTGCCCACGCGCGCCGTGCCGGGCGATTATGACGGACGGATCACGTTGTCCAGTCGAGGCAGCGCCGATCGCACGATTCCCGTGACCATTCGCGTCTCGGCGTCCGTGGCGGTGAATCACGGTGACGATTCCCCGGCCGAGCTGACCCGGCTGCGCTGGCTCAACTCGCAGAAGGCCGCGGATGACAGCATCGTGGCGCCATACACGCCGATGCGCCTGGTGGGTAACACGGTGTCGCTGCTTGGTCGGTCGCTCACCTTTGGCGCCGACGGGATGCCCACCAGCATCCGGTCGTTCTTCTCGCCCAACAACACCGCAATTGGAACGGCGTCTCGCGAGATCCTGAGCGCGCCGATGCGATTGGTGGTACGCGACTCGGCCAATCGTGAGATCGCCTGGAGCGGTGCGGCTCCGGTCGTCACCAAACGCGCGGTTGGTGCGGTGGCATGGGAAACGAACAAGACCGCCGGCGCCCTGCGACTGCGGTCGCACGCCACGCTGGAATTTGACGGCACGGCGGAATACACGGTTGCCGTGAAAGCCGTCCGTCGCACCTCACTGAGCACCGTGCAGTTTGAACTTCCACTGCAGGCCGATGCGGCGAAGTACATGATGGGGCTGGGCCAGAAGGGCGGATTCCGTCCCGAGAACTTCCATTGGACGTGGGACGTCGCGAAGAAGAACCAGGACGCCGCCTGGCTGGGCGATGTGAACGCCGGCGTGCAGTTCACGCTCAAGGATGAACACTACGTCCGCCCGTTGAACACGAATTTCTATCTGTCCAAGCCACTGATTGCCCCCACGTCGTGGGCCAACAACGGCAAGGGCGGCTGCGACATCGTGCGCGAGGGTGAGCGCGTGCTGGCGTCGTGCTATAGTGGAAGTCTGGTCATTGAGGCCGGCGACTCGTTGCGTTTTGATTTCCGGCTCATGATCACGCCATTCAAACCGCTGGATACCAAGGGCCAGTGGGCCACACGGTTCTTCCACGCATTTGTGCCCGTGGACTCCGTCAAACAGCGGGGCGCCAATACCGTGAATGTGCATCACGCCAACCGCGTGAACCCGTGGATCAACTATCCGTTCATCGAGACGGCCGCGATGCGCTCGTACATCGACTCGGCGCATGCGCAGGGGCTCAAGGCCAAGATCTACTACACCGTGCGCGAGCTCACCAATCACTCGCCGGAAATGTTCGCGTTGCGTTCACTGGGTGATGAAGTGCTGTCGCACGGGCCTGGCGGCGGGTTCTCGTGGCTGCAGGAACATCTGGGCAGCGACTACATCGCCGCATGGCACGTACCGGCGAACAAGGACGCGGCCGTGGTGAACAGCGGTGTCTCGCGCTGGCACAATTTCTACATCGAAGGATTGGACTGGCTGGTGAAGCACGAGAAGATCGACGGTCTGTATCTGGACGACGTGGCGTTCGATCGCCTCACGATGAAGCGGGTACGCAAGACGCTCGACCGCGGCAATCCCGGCGCCCTGCTCGATTTGCATTCGGCCAACCAGTACAATCCGCGCGATGGTTTCGCGTCCAGCGCGAATCTGTATCTCGAACACTTTCCGTTCATCAACCGGCTCTGGTTTGGCGAGTACTTCGACTACGACTCGCGTCCGGACTACTGGTTGGTGGAAATCTCGGGGATCCCGTTCGGCTTGATGGGTGAGATGCTGGAGAAGGGCGGCCATCCGTGGCGTGGCATGACGATGGGCATGACCGCGCGACTGCCGTGGGCCGGCGACCCAACGCCCCTGTGGAAAGCGTGGGATGATTTCGGCATCGCCCAGAGTCGCCTGCAAGGGTGGTGGTCGGGCACCGACCCGGTGAAAACGAGTGACGCTGACATTCTCGCTACCACGTGGATCAAGCCGGGCTCGGCGATGGTGTCACTGGGTTCGTGGCGCGATGTTGATACCAGCGTGCAACTCACCATCGACTGGAAGGCACTGGGCCTCGACCCGGCGCGCGCACGGATACGCGCGCCCGCCATTGCCAACTTTCAGGATGCGGGAAGCTGGTTGCCCGGCGCACCCATCACGGTGCCCGGAAAGAAGGGACTCCTGCTGATCATCGAACCATGA